DNA from Planctomycetota bacterium:
CGCTTGTGTGCATGAACGGATGCACGGTCACGACCATCGACGTCGCCATGCGGCGCGACGGCGAAAAGATTCAGCGCACCGCCACGCAGCGCAAGGGCGACGACCCCAACGCAGCGCCCGAGCAGAAACCCATCGAAACCACCTTCACCGGCCCGACGCCCGCCGACGTGCGCGGCGCGGGCATGATCCATCAATACGCTTCCTCGCTCGGCACCGTGACGCTCTACGCCGAACGCTTCCGCGGCGAGGACGACCTCGCCGCCCAGATCGACACGATGCGCCATACCGTCGACGCCAACGTCAACCTGCTCATCGGATGGTTCGATCATGAATTGAAAGATGAGCCGCGCTGGCCGGTGCAGAAGAAATTCTTCGATGAAACCTTGCGGCGGGACGCGATGAATCTCGGGCTTTACATGTGGACCGGCCGCGCGGCCGACGATGAGAAGACGGGTCTGGCGCGCGCCGCATGGTATCTCGTCGAGCACGCGTATCTGTCCCCCGACGATGCTCCGCGACTGGTCCGCATGATGAACGAATCGAACGACGAAAACCGCGGCGTCGAGTTGATGGGCTTCGTGCAACGCTGGCTCGCCAAACGCATGGGCATCGCGGCGGGCGAGCCCGTGCCTGATTCGCTGGCGTTCCTGTCGGATCAGGAAAAGGCCAAGGCGTCGTTCACCGCGTGGTATCAGTCGACGCAGATGTATAAGGACCAGCTCGCCGAGTGGGAGAAAGCGCGGGCGCTGAAGCCGGATTTGGAGAAGCCGACCGGCCCGCCCGATTCGATCGGCGAGTACATCGGCCCGATGCTCGGCTTCGAAATCTTCGGCCAGCACGATTTCGTCCGCCCCCACTTCGACAACGAGCGCGAACCGCTCTACACCAGCGGCCGATGGGACCCCGCCACGAAGACACTCGCGCTGGGCAATCTGCGGATGAACAAACCGCTCACGCTCCCCGCCTTCGCCTACGCCGTCTGGGCCGAGCCGAACGAAGCCGCGCAGACAAAAGCGTTCGGCCGCGTGATCTTCAGAGGCGAATCGCTCGCCGAGTACGTCGTCTGGCGCGCTTCGCTCCCGGCGAAGACGGGCGAAACATGGGACGCCTTCCTCGCGACACTCGCCCCCGGCGACGGCCTCGCCCCCGCGCTCGAGCATTTCCATTTCAACCCGCCCGCCGACGCGGACGACTTCACCATGCGTGGCATCAAGATGATCGATGAGGCGATGACCAAGTAGTCGTTCTTCCCTTTCTGGAAGGGAGGGGCTGCTTGCGGTGAGCGAAGTTGAACCGGGGGAGGGTGAATCGCATCAGTCGAACAACGCCGCGCCTCGCCAACATCGCATCAACCACCCCCCCCCCGAAGCCCACGCTTTCCAAGCGTGGGCCTCTTCCGTTTCTCAGAACGCGTGTGAGAAGGGGGCGTTTAACGAGCCGCGACCGTGAGGGAGCGGTCAAGGCGCCGCTCATTGTTACCTGTTTCGACCGCTCCCTGACAGTCGCAGCTCGTTGATCCATGGCCCTCTCACACGCGTTCGTAGTGATCCTTGTTGACCTTGATCGTCGTGCAGCCGCAGGACGTGGTGACGGACGAAATCGTGATCGGCGTCGTGCCGGCGTTGGTGAACTCAAACCTCCCCGTCGCCGACACGTCCGCCGGCGCGGCCTCGAGGCGCACTTCATGCTCCCGCCATTTGAGCTGCGCCTGTGCCGGCGCCGTCACACTGATCGCCGCCATCCATATCCCGGCGCCGCAAATCCAGATGCTCCGCACGTCGATGCCCTCCAGAAGTTGATCGAACGATGATCCCGGATCGCAAGTTTCAGCGGCGACGCATGGACGTTCCGGGGGGACATAATGGGCGATTATGGGGCAT
Protein-coding regions in this window:
- a CDS encoding DUF1573 domain-containing protein, translating into MRSIWICGAGIWMAAISVTAPAQAQLKWREHEVRLEAAPADVSATGRFEFTNAGTTPITISSVTTSCGCTTIKVNKDHYERV